The proteins below come from a single Drosophila teissieri strain GT53w chromosome 3L, Prin_Dtei_1.1, whole genome shotgun sequence genomic window:
- the LOC122616720 gene encoding uncharacterized protein LOC122616720 produces MWLSLIFIACLAGASSGSVGGDEKMPVEQGFVPRYTPVAESKRQDLDLPAEVGVEQQKRPTAGDKKPWRRVQYGYDGVQTAAWAAPSPPAAILSILNPLLAPGLLLLGVNLGALLYMLLGLLGLAPHRSGGPSRIASLPETNSQYWPDDQSFYHRDRHNLGEGKETAVYF; encoded by the coding sequence ATGTGGCTGTCGCTTATCTTTATTGCCTGTCTAGCCGGCGCAAGCAGTGGATCTGTGGGCGGCGATGAGAAGATGCCGGTGGAGCAGGGCTTTGTGCCTCGCTATACTCCGGTGGCCGAGAGCAAGCGACAGGATTTGGATTTACCCGCTGAAGTGGGTGTGGAGCAGCAAAAGAGACCAACAGCCGGCGATAAGAAACCCTGGCGACGAGTGCAGTACGGTTACGATGGAGTGCAAACGGCTGCCTGGGCTGCGCCCTCACCTCCAGCAGCCATTCTGTCCATTCTGAATCCTCTGCTTGCACCCGGACTGCTCCTTTTGGGTGTCAATTTGGGAGCACTGCTCTACATGCTGCTGGGACTTCTGGGACTGGCTCCTCATCGCAGTGGCGGCCCAAGTCGGATTGCCTCGCTCCCGGAAACCAATTCTCAGTACTGGCCTGACGATCAAAGCTTCTACCACCGAGACAGACACAATCTGGGTGAGGGCAAGGAAACGGCTGTATATTTTTAG
- the LOC122616717 gene encoding kinesin-like protein KIF18A translates to MPSEQHTNIKVAVRVRPYNVRELEQKQRSIIKVMDRSALLFDPDEEDDEFFFQGAKQPYRDITKRMNKKLTMEFDRVFDIDNSNQDLFEECTAPLVDAVLNGYNCSVFVYGATGAGKTFTMLGSEAHPGLTYLTMQDLFDKIQAQSDVRKFDVGVSYLEVYNEHVMNLLTKSGPLKLREDTNGVVVSGLCLTPIYSAEELLRMLMLGNSHRTQHPTDANAESSRSHAIFQVHIRITERKTDTKRTVKLSMIDLAGSERAASTKGIGVRFKEGASINKSLLALGNCINKLADGLKHIPYRDSNLTRILKDSLGGNCRTLMVANVSMSSLTYEDTYNTLKYASRAKKIRTTLKQNVLKSKMPTEFYVKKIDEVVAENERLKERNKALEAKATQLERAGNSGFDPEELRSWYSKIDAVYAAARQLQEHVLGMRSKIKNINYRQTLKKELEEFRKLMCVDQRVCQEDFRRFANYMSTLTSQMEKYKEELPSWLSKMESAYQDLESLKREVNKSKAYQILIVYVKYKDLELQLTKQNIFNNHVNAINQELVENLDLMRKSFRTACEVLNQTYDRLEDGQKLTPEIEAVFERLLRKMRFADSEANTKMAEMDPLVVPEVLRSGKEENEPSCSLTASAKKRQRQAAQSDDDLHLSMEDFDSQDTGSDSEELHRTFKRPRNLNETQVLGPSSSSTSSNSSARKALTATVTKPRNVHQRLVSDLISEQNVRGGNEKIKKALLKSNHFTAQGLQRTLAAASLAKENVKYNANYVRKSPRALMAKALAGTSTLTRKPLGSASKEPPLVKFNRAASFRLKK, encoded by the exons ATGCCTTCGGAACAGCACACGAATATAAAAGTGGCGGTTCGCGTACGGCCGTATAATGTCCGGGAATTGGAGCAAAAACAGCGGAGTATTATCAAAGTCATGGATCGATCAGCACTATTGTTCGATcccgacgaggaggacgatgaGTTCTTCTTTCAGGGCGCCAAACAACCGTACCGCGACATCACCAAGCGAATGAACAAAAAGTTGACCATGGAATTCGACAGGGTCTTCGATATAGATAATTCCAACCAGGATCTGTTCGAGGAGTGCACGGCGCCGCTGGTCGACGCGGTGTTAAATGG ATACAACTGCTCGGTGTTTGTATATGGAGCCACTGGCGCCGGAAAAACATTCACAATGCTGGGCAGCGAGGCTCATCCGGGTCTGACCTATCTCACCATGCAAGATCTCTTCGATAAGATCCAAGCGCAGAGCGACGTGCGCAAGTTCGATGTGGGTGTATCCTATCTAGAGGTGTACAACGAGCATGTGATGAATCTCCTAACCAAATCGGGCCCTTTGAAGCTCCGCGAGGACACCAATGGCGTTGTGGTCAGTGGTCTCTGTCTCACGCCCATCTACAGTGCCGAGGAGCTGCTGAGAATGCTAATGCTGGGCAACTCTCATCGCACCCAGCACCCCACAGATGCCAATGCAGAGAGCTCCAGGTCACATGCCATCTTTCAGGTGCACATCAGGATCACGGAGCGTAAGACCGACACCAAAAGGACGGTCAAATTATCCATGATCGATCTGGCGGGCAGTGAGAGGGCGGCTAGCACAAAAGGCATTGGAGTGCGTTTTAAGGAAGGTGCTAGCATCAACAAAAGTCTCTTAGCCTTGGGGAATTGCATCAACAAGCTAGCCGACGGCTTGAAGCACATCCCGTACCGCGACTCGAACCTGACACGCATCCTGAAGGACTCGTTGGGCGGCAATTGTCGCACGTTGATGGTGGCCAATGTCTCGATGAGCTCACTGACCTATGAAGACACCTACAACACCCTCAAGTACGCTAGCCGAGCTAAGAAGATACGCACCACTCTGAAACAGAATGTCCTTAAGTCCAAGATGCCCACCGAGTTCTATGTAAAGAAGATCGACGAGGTGGTAGCCGAAAACGAACGACTCAAAGAGCGCAACAAGGCGCTGGAGGCCAAGGCCACTCAGTTGGAGCGCGCCGGCAATAGTGGATTCGATCCGGAGGAGCTTAGGTCGTGGTACAGCAAGATAGACGCTGTATATGCGGCCGCCCGTCAGCTGCAGGAGCATGTCCTTGGAATGCGTAGCAAGATCAAGAACATCAACTACAGGCAGACTCTGAAAAAAGAACTGGAAGAGTTCAGGAAGCTGATGTGTGTCGACCAGCGAGTGTGCCAGGAG GACTTCCGGCGCTTTGCGAACTACATGAGCACACTGACCAGCCAGATGGAGAAGTACAAGGAGGAGTTGCCCAGCTGGCTGAGTAAGATGGAGAGTGCCTACCAGGATTTGGAGAGCCTAAAGCGGGAGGTTAACAAATCCAAGGCCTACCAGATACTAATTGTGTACGTCAAGTACAAGGATCTCGAGCTGCAGCTGACCAAGCAGAATATTTTCAACAATCACGTGAATGCAATTAACCAGGAGCTGGTTGAGAACTTGGATCTGATGCGAAAGTCCTTCCGCACAGCCTGTGAGGTGCTCAACCAGACGTACGACCGCCTGGAGGATGGGCAAAAGCTGACGCCGGAGATCGAGGCGGTCTTCGAAAGGTTACTGCGAAAGATGCGGTTCGCCGACTCTGAGGCCAACACCAAAATGGCAGAGATGGATCCGCTGGTGGTGCCTGAAGTGCTGCGCAGCGGCAAGGAGGAGAACGAGCCCTCATGCAGCCTGACAGCCAGCGCCAAGAAGCGACAAAGGCAAGCGGCGCAGAGCGACGACGATCTGCATTTGAGCATGGAGGACTTCGACAGCCAGGACACCGGATCAGATTCCGAAGAGCTGCACAGGACCTTTAAGAGGCCAAGAAATCTGAACGAAACGCAGGTCCTGGGTCCCTCAAGCAGCAGTACTTCCAGCAACAGTAGTGCAAGAAAGGCTCTTACGGCGACGGTCACCAAGCCGAGAAACGTCCATCAGCGACTGGTCAGCGATCTGATATCCGAGCAGAATGTGCGCGGTGGCAATGAAAAGATCAAGAAGG CTCTACTGAAGTCGAATCACTTTACGGCGCAAGGACTTCAGAGAACCTTGGCGGCTGCCTCTTTAGCCAAGGAAAACGTGAAATACAACGCCAACTATGTGCGCAAGAGTCCACGTGCGCTAATGGCCAAAG CCCTTGCAGGCACCTCAACGCTAACGAGAAAACCACTTGGATCGGCCAGTAAGGAGCCGCCCTTGGTCAAATTCAATCGGGCCGCCTCGTTCCGCCTGAAGAAGTAG
- the LOC122616719 gene encoding ribosome-recycling factor, mitochondrial, whose amino-acid sequence MLRSALHLAALGVRQSRVTSCSPRLPSILQNNPQNAKYLQVARDYAKGKDKKKEKGGKGKPGSKVEINEQQLREILNFDGLNSQMQKSVMQMKEDFVKHLSLRSTSGAIDTLRIKVDGQEHELQELAQISRKNPKTIIVNMIGFPQTIPDVLKAIEKSGMNLNPQQDGTTLFIPIPKVTKEHRENLSKNAKALFVKYRDAIRGVQNEQIRKLKKQPELGKDDAFAAQAQVTAIADRFISEADKLLASKQKELLGD is encoded by the coding sequence atgctgCGAAGTGCATTGCATTTAGCTGCCCTAGGGGTTCGCCAGTCCCGAGTGACTAGCTGCTCACCGAGATTACCATCAATCCTGCAAAATAATCCACAAAATGCGAAATACCTGCAAGTGGCGCGCGATTATGCAAAGGGCAAGgacaaaaagaaggaaaagggCGGCAAGGGAAAACCGGGCAGCAAAGTGGAAATCaatgagcagcagctgcgcgAGATCCTCAATTTCGATGGCCTAAATAGCCAGATGCAGAAATCCGTGATGCAGATGAAGGAAGACTTTGTGAAGCACCTGTCGCTGCGGTCGACCAGCGGTGCCATCGACACACTACGCATCAAAGTCGATGGCCAGGAGCACGAGCTGCAGGAACTGGCCCAAATCTCTCGCAAAAATCCCAAGACCATTATCGTCAATATGATTGGTTTCCCGCAAACGATTCCCGATGTTCTCAAAGCCATCGAAAAGAGTGGCATGAACCTAAATCCCCAGCAAGATGGCACTACTCTGTTCATACCCATACCAAAGGTCACCAAGGAGCACCGGGAAAATTTGTCCAAGAATGCCAAGGCTCTGTTTGTCAAATATCGCGATGCCATACGAGGCGTCCAGAACGAGCAAATTCGCAAGCTGAAAAAACAACCGGAACTGGGCAAGGATGACGCCTTTGCCGCTCAGGCTCAGGTCACTGCCATCGCGGATCGCTTCATCTCGGAGGCCGACAAGTTGCTGGCCAGCAAGCAGAAGGAGCTGCTGGGCGACTAA